A genome region from Aquisalimonas asiatica includes the following:
- a CDS encoding MBL fold metallo-hydrolase: protein MPEPRIIDYPNGVAAIDAEFAETPGVVASYLLQADGDAALVDVGSNFSVPLILRGLELRGVAREQVRYVCVTHVHLDHAGGAGELMRQLPQATLVVHPRGARHMIDPSALHAGARAIYGDAVMARHYGDLVPVPEERVQVVNDGDRLPFGRRSLLFLDTPGHANHHYSVVDEAHDLVFAGDTFGVSYRSLDTERGAFIFPSTSPVHFDPDAAHRSVDRLRGLQPQAVHVAHFGRLAEIERLAADLHEGIDAHAGIAMDCAGQDEDDQAEAIGAALLEWFSGRLRAHGVTLSPEQLRQTLAMDLEMNTQGLVVWLQRRSRAARADSR from the coding sequence ATGCCCGAGCCCAGGATCATCGATTACCCCAACGGGGTTGCCGCCATCGACGCCGAGTTTGCCGAGACGCCGGGTGTGGTGGCGAGTTATCTGCTGCAGGCGGATGGTGATGCCGCGCTGGTGGATGTGGGCAGCAACTTCTCCGTGCCGTTGATTCTCCGGGGGCTGGAGCTGCGCGGTGTGGCACGGGAGCAGGTGCGCTACGTGTGCGTCACCCATGTGCACCTGGATCACGCCGGTGGCGCCGGGGAGCTCATGCGTCAGCTGCCGCAGGCGACGCTGGTCGTCCACCCGCGGGGTGCCCGTCACATGATCGACCCGTCCGCGCTCCATGCCGGCGCGCGCGCGATCTACGGCGATGCCGTGATGGCGCGGCATTATGGCGACCTGGTGCCGGTGCCGGAGGAGCGCGTGCAGGTCGTGAACGACGGCGACCGGCTGCCGTTCGGCCGTCGCAGTCTGCTGTTTCTCGACACGCCCGGTCACGCCAATCACCACTACAGCGTGGTGGACGAGGCGCACGACCTGGTCTTTGCCGGTGACACGTTCGGCGTGTCGTACAGGTCCCTGGACACGGAACGGGGCGCATTCATCTTTCCGTCCACGTCGCCGGTGCACTTCGACCCCGACGCCGCCCATCGCTCCGTCGATCGTCTCCGCGGGCTGCAGCCACAGGCGGTGCACGTCGCCCATTTCGGGCGGCTGGCCGAGATCGAGCGCCTGGCGGCGGATCTGCACGAAGGGATCGACGCCCATGCCGGAATTGCCATGGACTGTGCCGGTCAGGATGAGGACGATCAGGCGGAAGCCATCGGCGCCGCGCTGCTGGAGTGGTTCTCCGGTCGCCTCCGGGCGCACGGCGTGACGCTGTCCCCGGAACAGTTGCGCCAGACCCTGGCCATGGACCTGGAGATGAACACCCAGGGGCTGGTGGTGTGGTTGCAGCGGCGGAGCAGGGCCGCCCGCGCCGATTCGCGCTGA
- a CDS encoding SDR family NAD(P)-dependent oxidoreductase — protein sequence MRLKGKGVVITGGASGIGAETARGAIAEGARVVIADMNQALGEAVATKLGADQCLFVQTDVTRTGDIHNLFEQAEAFCGVDAVFNNAGIGHQELAVDYTDEDWLRVIDINLNGVFRVAREAMRRMQNGGGAILNCASILGHVGQSQTAAYTAAKGGVLNVTRTLALEGAPGGIRVNSLSPGYIATPLLDELDPEVLEFLTSLHPIGRLGQAREVANAALFLLSDEASFVTGTDLLVDGGFTAGKS from the coding sequence ATGCGTCTGAAGGGAAAGGGTGTTGTCATTACCGGCGGTGCCAGCGGCATTGGCGCCGAAACGGCCCGGGGCGCCATTGCCGAAGGCGCCAGGGTGGTCATCGCGGACATGAACCAGGCGCTGGGCGAGGCCGTCGCCACCAAGCTCGGCGCGGACCAGTGCCTGTTCGTGCAGACCGACGTGACCCGCACCGGGGACATTCACAACCTGTTCGAACAGGCGGAGGCGTTCTGCGGCGTCGATGCGGTATTCAACAATGCCGGCATCGGTCACCAGGAACTGGCGGTGGACTACACCGACGAGGACTGGCTGCGGGTCATCGACATCAACCTCAACGGTGTCTTTCGCGTCGCCCGCGAGGCCATGCGCCGGATGCAGAACGGCGGCGGCGCGATCCTCAACTGCGCCTCCATCCTCGGGCATGTGGGTCAGAGCCAAACGGCGGCGTACACCGCGGCCAAGGGCGGCGTGCTGAACGTCACCCGCACGCTGGCGCTGGAAGGCGCGCCCGGCGGGATTCGGGTCAACAGCCTGTCGCCCGGCTACATTGCCACGCCGCTGCTGGACGAGCTGGACCCGGAGGTGCTGGAGTTCCTCACCAGCCTGCACCCGATCGGGCGCCTGGGCCAGGCGCGGGAAGTGGCGAACGCGGCCCTGTTCCTGCTCTCCGATGAGGCCAGCTTTGTCACCGGCACGGACCTGCTGGTGGATGGCGGTTTCACCGCCGGCAAGTCCTGA
- a CDS encoding ABC transporter permease, translating to MNIHAVRAIYTFEMARTWRTLFQSIVSPVVTTSLYFIVFGGAIGSQINEIDGISYGAYIVPGLIMLMVLTQSTSNASFGIYFPKFSGTIYEVLSAPVSHYEVVMGYVGAAATKSVMLGLIILATAGFFVPLEIAHPVWMLLFLVITAFTFSLIGFIIGLWADTFEKLQFVPLLIITPLVFLGGTFYSIDMLPSTWQTLSLLNPVLYLVSGFRWSFYGAGDVSVVVSLLMILVFLTVAMATVAWIFRTGYRLRA from the coding sequence ATGAACATCCACGCCGTCCGCGCCATCTACACCTTCGAAATGGCCCGCACCTGGCGCACCCTGTTCCAGAGCATCGTCTCGCCGGTGGTGACCACATCGCTCTACTTCATCGTCTTCGGCGGCGCCATCGGCTCGCAGATCAACGAGATCGACGGCATCAGCTACGGCGCTTACATCGTGCCGGGGCTGATCATGCTCATGGTGCTCACCCAGAGCACCTCCAACGCCTCGTTCGGCATCTACTTCCCGAAGTTCTCCGGCACCATCTACGAGGTCCTGTCGGCACCGGTGTCCCACTATGAGGTGGTCATGGGCTACGTGGGGGCAGCCGCCACCAAGTCCGTGATGCTCGGCCTGATCATTCTTGCCACCGCCGGGTTCTTCGTGCCGCTGGAGATCGCCCACCCGGTGTGGATGCTGCTGTTCCTGGTGATCACCGCGTTCACGTTCAGCCTGATCGGCTTCATCATCGGGCTGTGGGCGGACACGTTCGAGAAGCTGCAGTTCGTGCCGCTGCTGATCATCACCCCGCTGGTCTTCCTGGGCGGCACGTTCTACTCCATCGACATGCTGCCCTCCACCTGGCAGACCCTGAGCCTGCTGAACCCGGTGCTCTATCTGGTCAGCGGCTTCCGCTGGAGCTTCTACGGCGCCGGTGATGTCAGTGTCGTGGTCAGCCTGCTGATGATCCTGGTCTTCCTGACCGTCGCCATGGCCACCGTGGCCTGGATCTTCCGCACCGGTTACCGCCTGCGCGCCTGA
- a CDS encoding ABC transporter ATP-binding protein — MDRDHLATFHAGSSRAGEAPAAHARTPAAAAEPAVAIQGVSKTYDSGFQALRNVDLTIHRGEIFALLGPNGAGKTTLISIVCGIAMLGEGRVLVNGHDIQSDWRKTRSLIGLVPQELSTDSFETVWRTVSFSRGLFGKPANPAHIEKVLRDLSLWDKRNNQIQTLSGGMKRRVLIAKALAHEPEVLFLDEPTAGVDVELRRDMWALVRSLREKGVTVILTTHYIEEAEEMADRIGVINGGEIVLVEGKEALMRKLGRKQLTLHLHTPMDRIPEALARHALELSEDGEALTYTLAQDGETADVTALLQDLADAGIRFRDLHTQQSTLEDIFVDLVREHT; from the coding sequence ATGGACCGCGACCATCTCGCCACTTTCCACGCCGGGTCGTCCCGAGCCGGAGAGGCACCGGCCGCCCATGCGCGGACACCGGCCGCCGCCGCAGAGCCGGCGGTCGCCATTCAGGGCGTCTCGAAAACCTATGACAGCGGCTTCCAGGCGCTGCGCAATGTCGACCTGACCATCCACCGCGGTGAAATCTTCGCCCTGCTCGGACCCAACGGCGCCGGCAAGACGACCCTCATCAGCATCGTCTGTGGCATTGCCATGCTGGGCGAAGGCCGGGTTCTGGTGAACGGTCATGACATACAGAGTGACTGGCGCAAGACCCGGTCACTGATCGGGCTCGTGCCCCAGGAGCTCTCCACGGACTCGTTCGAAACGGTCTGGCGGACGGTGAGCTTCAGCCGCGGCCTGTTCGGCAAACCGGCGAATCCGGCGCACATCGAGAAGGTGCTGCGGGACCTGAGTCTCTGGGACAAACGCAACAATCAGATCCAGACGCTCTCCGGCGGCATGAAACGACGTGTCCTGATCGCCAAGGCACTGGCCCACGAACCGGAGGTGCTGTTCCTGGACGAGCCCACCGCCGGCGTTGACGTGGAGCTGCGCCGTGACATGTGGGCCCTGGTGCGCTCGCTGCGGGAAAAGGGTGTGACGGTGATTCTCACCACGCACTACATCGAGGAGGCCGAGGAGATGGCAGACCGGATCGGCGTCATCAACGGCGGCGAAATCGTGCTGGTGGAAGGCAAGGAGGCGCTGATGCGCAAGCTCGGCCGCAAGCAGCTCACCCTGCACCTGCACACGCCCATGGACCGTATTCCGGAGGCGCTCGCGCGGCACGCCCTGGAGTTGTCGGAGGACGGCGAGGCGCTCACCTACACGCTGGCACAGGACGGCGAGACCGCCGACGTCACAGCGCTGCTGCAGGACCTGGCCGACGCCGGTATCCGCTTCCGCGACCTGCACACGCAGCAGAGCACACTCGAGGACATCTTCGTCGACCTGGTGAGGGAGCACACATGA
- a CDS encoding OmpA family protein — protein sequence MDAKRYFGLALVVVTLALVAGLTFLGRDHQTRVFTVDFRQGHTLSDDSDVAIARIATLMSRQPRYQAVVVGHSGTRGDDSANLELSRERAAVVSRQLIDDGIDEDRIDVHGLGGDDPLPRGDDEGERRYQQRLARVEVELNYR from the coding sequence ATGGACGCCAAACGCTATTTCGGTCTTGCCCTGGTCGTGGTCACGCTTGCGCTTGTGGCAGGGCTCACCTTCCTTGGGCGTGATCACCAGACGCGTGTCTTCACTGTCGATTTTCGGCAGGGCCACACGCTCTCGGACGACAGCGACGTGGCCATCGCCCGGATCGCCACCCTCATGAGCCGCCAGCCACGTTACCAGGCGGTGGTGGTCGGCCATTCCGGAACGCGCGGCGACGACAGTGCCAACCTCGAGCTCAGTCGCGAGCGCGCGGCAGTCGTCAGCCGTCAGTTGATCGACGATGGCATCGACGAAGACCGCATCGACGTTCATGGGCTGGGTGGCGATGACCCGTTGCCCAGGGGCGATGACGAGGGGGAGCGCCGTTACCAGCAGCGCCTCGCCCGGGTCGAAGTCGAACTGAACTACCGATGA
- a CDS encoding glycine betaine ABC transporter substrate-binding protein produces MTSRHRIPVRHGIVLALVLSLGLLSSAANSDLGRPDVRIGWTAWSDAEAVSKLTALTLSSVGMDVELTLANIQAQYRGLAEQNLDLMLMSWQPHTHAAYLDHYGDRLEDLGVLYDGTTMGLAVPDYVDSSIQTIADLADHPELFDGVITGIDPEAGVMADAREAMRHYGLDGFELSESTGPAMVLALERAFDAEQPVVVTAWRPHSKWAAYDLRYLDDPDGVFADSEAVHAMARAGLREEQPRVAAFIEQMAFELDELEALMADAEEQGHRNAIRDWLNANQERVHGWFEEAGQ; encoded by the coding sequence ATGACCAGCAGACACCGCATTCCCGTTCGCCATGGCATCGTGCTGGCGCTTGTCCTCTCACTGGGGCTGTTGTCGTCGGCTGCCAACTCGGACCTGGGCCGGCCGGATGTCCGCATCGGCTGGACAGCCTGGAGCGACGCTGAAGCGGTCTCCAAGCTCACGGCACTGACATTGAGCAGCGTCGGGATGGATGTGGAACTGACCCTGGCGAACATTCAGGCCCAGTACCGCGGGCTGGCCGAGCAGAATCTGGATCTCATGCTCATGTCCTGGCAACCCCACACCCATGCCGCGTATCTCGATCACTACGGCGACAGGCTTGAAGACCTTGGTGTGCTGTACGACGGCACCACGATGGGGCTGGCAGTGCCCGACTACGTGGACAGCTCCATTCAGACCATCGCCGACCTTGCCGACCATCCGGAGCTGTTCGATGGCGTGATCACCGGTATCGATCCGGAGGCGGGCGTCATGGCGGATGCGCGGGAGGCGATGCGTCATTACGGCCTGGACGGCTTCGAACTCTCCGAATCAACGGGCCCGGCCATGGTCCTGGCCCTCGAGCGCGCGTTCGACGCGGAGCAGCCCGTCGTGGTGACGGCCTGGCGCCCCCACAGCAAGTGGGCGGCGTATGACCTCCGCTACCTGGACGACCCTGACGGTGTGTTTGCGGACAGCGAGGCGGTACACGCAATGGCGCGTGCCGGACTGCGCGAGGAGCAACCCCGGGTGGCGGCGTTCATCGAACAGATGGCGTTCGAACTGGACGAGCTGGAGGCGCTGATGGCCGATGCCGAAGAGCAGGGCCACCGCAACGCCATTCGTGACTGGCTCAACGCGAATCAGGAGCGGGTCCACGGCTGGTTCGAGGAGGCCGGGCAGTAG
- a CDS encoding toxic anion resistance protein — protein MNTNETNTADDDMNTALTPPPPAPEVQPEEAESKVPLPAERQTELAAQADAFVQGVIEAEPESEPFREHVQQAHQLGNQQMQEAAQVSNRLLEKPVKAMDQGALSGDSDVSRSLLDLRRTVEELDPSRRGDLFQPRKLLGFIPWGNRLHDYFREYQSAQSHIDAIIKSLYEGQDELRRDNAAIDEEKRFLWDVMQRIEEYVYLARSIDERLEQRIEEIAQQNEHKARAVREEMLFYVRQKVQDLQQQLAVAVQGYLALDMIRKNNLELIKGVDRATSVTISALRTATVVAQALTNQRLVLEQIQALNETTGSVIEGTSEIMQRQSAQIHEQAAGSTIDMEQLTNAFNNIYATMDDMADFKSRALDNMKETVDSLDGQIGKARARLQRTDEARADASVTTE, from the coding sequence ATGAACACGAACGAGACGAACACCGCAGACGACGACATGAACACGGCGCTGACACCGCCGCCACCGGCACCGGAAGTGCAGCCCGAGGAAGCGGAGAGCAAGGTTCCCCTTCCGGCCGAGCGGCAGACCGAACTGGCCGCCCAGGCCGACGCCTTCGTGCAGGGGGTGATCGAGGCGGAGCCGGAGAGCGAACCGTTCCGGGAGCACGTCCAGCAGGCGCACCAGCTGGGTAACCAGCAGATGCAGGAGGCGGCGCAGGTGTCCAACCGCCTGCTGGAGAAGCCGGTGAAAGCCATGGACCAGGGCGCGTTATCCGGCGACAGCGACGTCTCCCGGTCTCTGCTGGACCTGCGCCGCACGGTGGAGGAGCTGGATCCGTCCCGTCGGGGCGACCTGTTCCAGCCGCGCAAACTGCTCGGTTTCATCCCCTGGGGGAATCGGCTGCACGATTATTTCCGGGAGTACCAGTCCGCACAGTCGCACATCGACGCCATCATCAAGAGTCTCTACGAGGGGCAGGATGAGCTGCGCCGCGACAACGCCGCCATCGACGAAGAGAAGCGCTTTCTCTGGGACGTGATGCAGCGCATCGAGGAGTATGTCTACCTGGCAAGATCCATCGACGAGCGGCTGGAGCAGCGCATCGAGGAGATTGCGCAGCAGAACGAACACAAGGCGCGGGCCGTGCGCGAAGAGATGCTCTTCTACGTGCGCCAGAAGGTCCAGGACCTGCAGCAGCAGCTGGCGGTGGCCGTGCAGGGCTACCTGGCGCTGGACATGATCCGCAAGAACAACCTGGAGCTCATCAAGGGGGTGGACCGGGCGACCAGCGTCACCATCTCGGCCCTGCGTACGGCCACCGTGGTGGCACAGGCGCTGACCAACCAGCGTCTGGTGCTCGAGCAGATCCAGGCCCTGAACGAGACCACCGGCAGCGTGATCGAGGGCACCAGCGAGATCATGCAGAGACAGTCGGCGCAGATCCACGAGCAGGCGGCGGGTAGCACCATCGACATGGAGCAGCTCACCAATGCCTTCAACAACATCTACGCCACCATGGACGACATGGCCGACTTCAAGAGCCGCGCGCTGGACAACATGAAGGAGACCGTCGACTCGCTGGACGGCCAGATCGGCAAGGCGCGGGCGCGTCTTCAGCGTACGGACGAGGCCCGCGCGGACGCCAGCGTCACAACGGAGTAA
- a CDS encoding OmpA family protein, whose protein sequence is MRHLLVFTGLMLGGVGLVHGAEDRRLAAAVAEQYQPCGDTAALVLPLARSGLDLVPLYANGYQLETADGSPFAEQDLDVLLREPAGLQSQLEAYLACETPIMRLTQAQALLVAKATEANAGSAMTAFYQHGWSVGAHELRAASGVEELTGLNQGTVAVGPNGGGLDLLAEATRVARERAGSDWAQSPSVVLTDDASGTGGDTPEQRLAEDDRLTAALVATDAPGEHAVLLSSQSASRAVSSVYVVRRDFLDAHREQVEGLVTALFNAEEQVREDVTTQIVDWNAVAGHLLGDSDAHEQARRMWSDVETVGVQGNVDWSGDTGLRSFHRLNGEIAGALRAMGVLSATPTLALADMSYSNLADGVFDQRRAELSSFDPDAARTLLSEQRDGGDIDGRTILRFEIRFQPNQDQFPASEYADDFADVLDAAQRYRGALLTVEGHADPSLYVQRRSWGASEDLLAQQRDNLAELSEARAESVRQSVLAFASEHSVRLDSSQLITEGLGISDPATGLCDDVPCPVAGDEQAENRRVVFRVVEIEAESDAFTPPTTW, encoded by the coding sequence ATGCGCCATCTCTTGGTGTTCACCGGGCTGATGCTCGGGGGTGTCGGTCTGGTCCATGGAGCGGAAGACCGACGACTGGCCGCAGCCGTCGCGGAGCAGTACCAGCCGTGTGGTGATACCGCAGCGCTGGTGCTGCCATTGGCGCGCTCCGGGCTCGACCTGGTGCCGCTGTATGCCAACGGCTATCAGCTTGAGACCGCGGACGGCAGCCCGTTTGCCGAACAGGATCTGGATGTGCTGCTGCGCGAGCCGGCAGGGCTGCAGTCGCAACTGGAAGCGTATCTGGCCTGTGAGACACCCATCATGCGGCTGACCCAGGCCCAGGCACTTCTGGTCGCGAAAGCCACCGAGGCAAACGCGGGCAGCGCCATGACGGCCTTCTATCAGCACGGGTGGTCTGTTGGTGCCCACGAGCTGCGGGCGGCGAGCGGCGTGGAGGAATTGACCGGGCTCAATCAGGGCACTGTCGCCGTCGGGCCGAACGGGGGCGGGCTGGACCTCCTGGCTGAAGCGACACGAGTGGCCCGGGAGCGTGCCGGCAGTGACTGGGCGCAGTCACCCAGTGTGGTGCTGACCGACGATGCCTCCGGCACCGGCGGCGATACGCCGGAGCAGCGGCTGGCAGAGGATGACCGGCTGACCGCGGCGCTGGTGGCCACGGATGCCCCGGGAGAGCATGCCGTCCTGCTGTCGAGTCAGTCCGCCAGCCGGGCCGTGTCCAGTGTCTACGTCGTTCGCCGGGACTTTCTCGATGCGCATCGGGAGCAGGTGGAAGGGCTGGTCACCGCCCTGTTCAACGCGGAAGAGCAGGTGCGCGAAGACGTCACCACCCAGATCGTTGACTGGAACGCCGTGGCCGGGCACCTGCTGGGCGATTCTGACGCCCATGAGCAGGCCCGTCGCATGTGGAGCGACGTGGAGACGGTGGGCGTCCAGGGCAACGTGGACTGGTCAGGGGATACCGGGCTGCGGTCCTTTCACCGTCTCAACGGCGAGATCGCCGGCGCCCTGCGGGCCATGGGCGTGCTCAGCGCCACGCCGACACTGGCCCTGGCGGACATGTCCTACAGTAATCTGGCCGACGGCGTCTTCGACCAGCGTCGCGCCGAGCTTTCCTCGTTCGATCCGGATGCGGCGCGGACGCTGCTCTCCGAGCAGCGTGACGGGGGCGATATCGATGGCCGGACCATCCTGCGGTTCGAGATCCGGTTTCAGCCCAATCAGGACCAGTTCCCGGCGAGCGAGTACGCCGATGACTTCGCGGACGTCCTGGATGCAGCCCAGCGTTACCGGGGCGCGCTGCTGACCGTCGAGGGGCACGCCGATCCGTCCCTGTACGTGCAGCGCCGCTCCTGGGGGGCATCCGAGGACCTGCTGGCACAGCAGCGGGACAATCTTGCCGAACTCAGCGAGGCGCGCGCCGAATCGGTTCGTCAGTCGGTGCTCGCATTTGCCAGCGAGCACTCGGTTCGCCTGGACTCCAGCCAGTTGATCACCGAGGGGCTGGGCATCAGCGATCCCGCGACCGGACTGTGCGATGACGTGCCTTGCCCGGTGGCGGGCGACGAGCAGGCGGAGAATCGGCGGGTCGTGTTCCGGGTGGTGGAGATCGAGGCGGAGAGTGACGCGTTCACGCCGCCGACCACATGGTGA